A region of the Gallaecimonas mangrovi genome:
CCCCTTTACATCGCAGTTGCCAGCCTGTTGGTAAGCGGCATTTTGGCCATGCTGCAACTGACCTTTGCTAAACGGCAGGAGCTGAACGATCTGGCACGAATGGTCGATGGCCTAGAACGGCGCATTGAAGACATGCCCAGCCAGCGCGACTTGCACGAGCTGAGCATTAAAATTGCCGACCTTAATGGCCAGATACAGGGCATTGCCCCGGCACTTAAACGCATGGAGCGCATCGGCGATCTGTTATTGGAAAACGAGTTAAAAGGGGGTGACCGCAAATGATGGCCCAACTACTGCTGGAGCATCAGCGACTGGTGATTTTGCGCCTGTTGCATGAGGCAAGTGGCATGGATTTGAACGAGTCCATCTTGCAAGACGGCCTTGACGCTTACGGCCTGAACATCAGCCGCGACAACCTGCGGGTACAGCTGGCCTGGTTGGAAGAACAAGGCCAGCTGAGCTTGGCGCCAGTAGGCCGTTCGCAAGTAGCCAGGCTCACTGTGCGCGGCGAAGACACCGCCATGGGACGTGCCCGCGTGCCGGGCATTAAGCGCCCCAGCGCCGGAGACTAACCCATGAGCGACAAAACCACCCGAGGGCGGCGCTCTAAAGTAGACCTACTGCCGGAGGATATCCGCCGCGAACTGGACGGCATGCTGCGCGACGGCCGCTTGAGCCAAGTAGAGATACTGGAGGCGGTTAACGAGCTTATCGAGCAGTCAAAGCTGCCAGAAGACATGCAGCTCAGTCGCCCTGGCCTTAACCGCTACGCCAGCAAAATGGAGGCGGTGGGCAAAAGCTTGCGGGAAATGCGCGAGATCACCCAGGTATGGACAGCAGAGCTTGGCAACAAGCCCACCGGCGAGGTGACCAAGCTCATTCTTGAAATGGCCCGTAGCCAACTGTTTAAGGCGCTTTTAAACGAGTCTGAAGGGGGCGAGGTTGCCGACGTGGGCATGATTAAAGACGCCATGCTGGCCGTCCAGCGCCTCGAATCTGCCGCCATGCAAAGCCACAAGCGCGAGAAAGAGATCCGCCAGGCCTACGCCGAAGAAGCCGCCGCCGCCGTCAGTGAAGAATTGCGGGGCGAAGACGGTATGAGCGAGCAGCTCGAAGACCGTATCCGCCAAATTCTGCTGGGGAAAGCGTGATGAAACTCGACCTGCTGCTGGCCCTGGTCTCGCAACTGGTGCTGATCCTGGTGCTGTTGGCGGTGACCATCAAGGCCCAGGCTTGGCTGTTGGTGGGCTTGGCGCTGTGGCTGCTGGTATCAGTGCTGCAACTTGGGTGGCGGATCTACGCAACCGAAAAGGGAAAAGAAGATGGCCACCAATAAGCTACAT
Encoded here:
- a CDS encoding DUF2730 family protein, with product MAWLNPEWLPLYIAVASLLVSGILAMLQLTFAKRQELNDLARMVDGLERRIEDMPSQRDLHELSIKIADLNGQIQGIAPALKRMERIGDLLLENELKGGDRK
- a CDS encoding VpaChn25_0724 family phage protein; translation: MMAQLLLEHQRLVILRLLHEASGMDLNESILQDGLDAYGLNISRDNLRVQLAWLEEQGQLSLAPVGRSQVARLTVRGEDTAMGRARVPGIKRPSAGD
- a CDS encoding DUF3486 family protein codes for the protein MSDKTTRGRRSKVDLLPEDIRRELDGMLRDGRLSQVEILEAVNELIEQSKLPEDMQLSRPGLNRYASKMEAVGKSLREMREITQVWTAELGNKPTGEVTKLILEMARSQLFKALLNESEGGEVADVGMIKDAMLAVQRLESAAMQSHKREKEIRQAYAEEAAAAVSEELRGEDGMSEQLEDRIRQILLGKA